One Mycolicibacterium fortuitum subsp. fortuitum genomic window carries:
- a CDS encoding precorrin-8X methylmutase, translating to MLDYIRDAAEIYRQSFATIRAEANLSRFPDDVSRVVVRLIHTCGQVDVADHVSYTDDVVTRAHTALAAGAPILCDSSMVAAGITRSRLPADNEVVSLVADPRAPELAAKLGFTRSAAAVDLWADRLGGAVVAIGNAPTALFRLLELLDDGAPVPAAVLGGPVGFVGSAQSKDELIERPRGMSYLVVTGRRGGSAMAAAAVNAIASERE from the coding sequence GTGCTCGACTACATCCGCGACGCCGCTGAGATCTACCGGCAGTCATTCGCGACGATCCGCGCCGAGGCGAACCTGTCGCGCTTCCCCGACGATGTTTCGCGGGTGGTGGTCCGGCTGATCCACACCTGTGGTCAGGTCGATGTCGCCGATCACGTCTCCTACACCGATGATGTCGTGACCAGGGCGCATACCGCCCTCGCCGCGGGTGCTCCGATTCTGTGCGATTCGTCGATGGTGGCGGCGGGCATCACCCGGTCCCGGCTGCCCGCCGACAACGAGGTCGTCTCACTGGTGGCGGATCCGCGCGCTCCGGAGTTGGCGGCGAAGTTGGGTTTCACCCGCTCGGCGGCAGCAGTCGATCTGTGGGCTGACCGGCTCGGTGGGGCGGTGGTCGCGATCGGCAACGCGCCGACAGCGCTGTTCCGCCTGCTGGAGCTGCTCGACGACGGCGCGCCGGTCCCGGCGGCCGTACTGGGCGGTCCGGTCGGTTTCGTCGGATCGGCACAGTCGAAGGATGAGCTGATCGAACGCCCGAGGGGCATGTCCTATCTGGTGGTGACGGGCCGGCGCGGTGGCAGCGCCATGGCCGCGGCCGCCGTCAATGCGATTGCGAGTGAACGCGAGTGA
- the cobN gene encoding cobaltochelatase subunit CobN, whose product MLAPTVLLLSTSDTDLITARASGARYRWANPSRLIDGELEELLDGADIAVIRILGGYRAWQDGIDTVVASGLPTVVVSGEQSPDAELMRHSTAPQGAALQTHIYLAQGGLENLTNLHAFLSDTLLMTGFGFAAPVTTPSWGVLERATTEAAGPTVAVLYYRAQQLAGNTAYVEALCDAIEQAGGRALPVFCASLRTAEPELLELLGTADALVTTVLAAGGATPAAVGAGGNDDSWNVAHLAALDIPILQGLCLTSSRDQWSANDDGMSPLDVATQVAVPEFDGRIVTVPFSFKEIDSEGLISYVADPERCARVAGLAVRHARLRAIPAAEKRVALVFSAYPTKHARIGNAVGLDTPASAVALLSAMRDAGYDIGDIPGIDSGDGDALIHSLIERGGQDPDWLTDEALAANPIRVPAKDYRAWFATLPAELADAVVEHWGPPPGELFVDRSSDPDGEIVIAAIQAGNVVLIVQPPRGFGENPVAIYHDPDLPPSHHYLAAYRWLDSSFPGSFRADAVVHLGKHGNLEWLPGKTLGMSAACGTDAALGDLPLIYPFLVNDPGEGTQAKRRAHATLVDHLIPPMARAETYGDIAKLEQLLDEHSTVSALDPGKLPAIRQQIWTLMRAAKMDHDLGLEDRPDEDTFDDMLLHVDGWLCEIKDVQIRDGLHILGQKPTGEGELDLVLAILRARQLFGGEQTVPGLRQALGLTEDGSDDRAAVDAAEAGARELVAALQESGWDADAVDRITDNPEIARILRFAATEVVPRLAGTAAEIDQVLRALDGGFIASGPSGSPLRGLVNVLPTGRNFYSVDPKAVPSRLAWETGVAMADSLLDRYRTDYGRWPQSVGLSVWGTSAMRTAGDDIAEVLALLGVRPVWDDASRRVVNLEPIDLAELGRPRIDVTVRISGFFRDAFPHVVTMLDDAVALVAGLDEAAEDNYVRAHAQADLAEHGDQRRATTRIFGSKPGTYGAGLLQLIDSRNWRDDADLAEVYTAWGGFAYGRGLDGAPAADDMNRAYRRIAVAAKNTDTREHDIADSDDYFQYHGGMVATVRALTGQAPAAYIGDNTRPDAVRTRTLSEETNRVFRARVVNPRWITAMRRHGYKGAFEMAATVDYLFGYDATAHVMADWMYERLSAEYVLDDENRKFMSESNPWALHGMAERLLEAAGRGMWAEPEQATLDGLRQVLLETEGELEG is encoded by the coding sequence GTGTTAGCTCCCACTGTCCTGCTGCTGTCGACCTCGGACACCGATCTGATCACTGCCCGCGCCAGCGGGGCCCGGTATCGCTGGGCCAACCCGTCGCGCCTGATCGACGGTGAGCTCGAGGAACTTCTCGACGGTGCCGACATCGCGGTGATCCGGATCCTCGGCGGCTACCGAGCCTGGCAGGACGGCATCGACACCGTGGTGGCCAGCGGCCTGCCGACCGTCGTGGTCAGCGGTGAGCAGTCGCCCGACGCCGAACTGATGCGGCATTCGACCGCGCCGCAGGGTGCAGCCCTACAGACCCACATCTACCTGGCCCAGGGCGGCCTGGAAAACCTGACGAATCTGCATGCCTTCCTGTCCGACACCCTGCTGATGACCGGGTTCGGATTCGCGGCGCCGGTGACGACCCCGAGTTGGGGTGTCCTGGAGCGCGCCACCACCGAGGCCGCCGGACCGACCGTGGCCGTGCTCTACTACCGCGCCCAGCAACTGGCCGGCAACACCGCCTACGTCGAAGCGCTGTGCGACGCGATCGAGCAGGCCGGCGGACGGGCATTGCCGGTGTTCTGTGCGTCCCTGCGCACCGCCGAACCTGAACTCCTCGAGCTCCTCGGCACCGCCGACGCGCTCGTCACCACCGTGCTGGCGGCCGGCGGCGCCACCCCCGCCGCAGTCGGGGCGGGGGGCAACGACGATTCGTGGAACGTCGCTCACCTTGCGGCACTGGACATCCCGATCCTGCAGGGGCTCTGCCTGACCAGTTCGCGGGATCAGTGGTCAGCCAACGACGACGGTATGTCGCCGCTGGACGTCGCCACCCAGGTCGCGGTCCCCGAGTTCGACGGACGCATCGTCACGGTGCCGTTCTCGTTCAAGGAGATCGACTCGGAAGGGCTGATCTCCTACGTCGCCGACCCCGAGCGGTGTGCGCGGGTGGCGGGCCTGGCCGTGCGCCACGCTCGGTTGCGCGCCATCCCGGCCGCTGAAAAGCGGGTGGCCCTGGTGTTTTCGGCCTACCCCACCAAGCACGCCCGTATCGGCAACGCCGTCGGCCTGGACACTCCGGCGAGCGCAGTCGCACTGCTAAGCGCCATGCGCGATGCCGGCTACGACATCGGCGACATCCCGGGCATCGACTCCGGCGACGGGGACGCCCTGATCCACTCGCTGATCGAACGCGGCGGACAGGACCCGGACTGGTTGACCGACGAAGCGCTGGCCGCCAACCCGATTCGGGTCCCGGCCAAGGATTACCGGGCCTGGTTCGCGACGCTGCCTGCCGAACTCGCCGACGCCGTCGTCGAGCACTGGGGGCCGCCGCCCGGTGAGCTCTTCGTCGACCGCAGCAGCGATCCCGACGGCGAGATCGTCATCGCGGCCATCCAGGCCGGCAACGTGGTGCTGATCGTGCAGCCGCCGCGCGGCTTCGGTGAGAACCCTGTGGCGATCTACCACGACCCCGATCTGCCGCCCAGTCATCACTATCTGGCCGCCTACCGCTGGCTGGACTCGTCGTTCCCGGGATCTTTCCGGGCCGATGCCGTCGTGCACCTGGGCAAGCACGGCAACCTGGAATGGCTACCCGGCAAGACCCTCGGCATGAGCGCGGCCTGCGGCACCGACGCCGCCCTCGGCGATCTTCCGTTGATCTACCCGTTCCTGGTCAACGATCCGGGGGAGGGCACCCAGGCCAAACGCCGGGCGCACGCCACCCTCGTCGATCACCTGATCCCGCCGATGGCGCGCGCCGAAACCTACGGTGACATCGCCAAACTCGAGCAGCTGCTCGATGAACACTCCACTGTCTCGGCGCTGGACCCCGGCAAGCTGCCGGCGATCCGCCAGCAGATCTGGACGTTGATGCGCGCGGCCAAGATGGACCATGACCTGGGCCTGGAGGATCGTCCCGACGAGGACACCTTCGACGACATGCTGTTGCACGTCGACGGCTGGCTGTGCGAGATCAAGGATGTGCAGATCCGCGACGGCCTGCACATCCTCGGGCAGAAGCCCACCGGCGAGGGCGAACTCGACCTGGTGCTGGCCATCCTGCGGGCGCGCCAGCTGTTCGGCGGCGAGCAGACGGTTCCCGGACTGCGGCAGGCGCTGGGCCTGACCGAGGACGGCAGTGACGACCGGGCAGCCGTCGACGCGGCCGAGGCCGGGGCCCGCGAACTGGTGGCCGCACTGCAGGAATCCGGTTGGGATGCAGACGCTGTCGACAGGATCACCGACAACCCCGAGATCGCCCGCATCCTGCGGTTCGCCGCCACCGAGGTGGTGCCCCGATTGGCAGGCACCGCCGCTGAGATCGACCAGGTGCTACGGGCTCTGGACGGCGGCTTCATCGCCTCGGGGCCATCCGGATCGCCGCTGCGCGGCCTCGTCAACGTGCTGCCCACCGGACGCAATTTCTACTCGGTGGACCCCAAGGCGGTTCCGTCACGACTGGCCTGGGAAACCGGTGTGGCGATGGCGGATTCGCTGCTGGACCGCTACCGGACCGACTACGGCCGCTGGCCGCAGTCGGTGGGCCTCTCGGTGTGGGGCACCTCGGCCATGCGCACTGCCGGTGACGACATCGCCGAAGTGCTCGCCCTGCTGGGCGTGCGGCCGGTCTGGGACGACGCCTCGCGTCGGGTGGTGAACCTCGAGCCGATCGATCTCGCCGAACTCGGGCGCCCGCGCATCGACGTCACAGTGCGCATCTCCGGGTTCTTCCGCGATGCGTTTCCGCACGTGGTCACCATGCTCGACGATGCCGTGGCATTGGTGGCCGGTCTCGACGAGGCCGCCGAGGACAACTACGTGCGCGCCCACGCGCAAGCCGACCTGGCTGAGCACGGTGATCAGAGGCGGGCCACGACAAGGATTTTCGGCTCCAAGCCGGGAACTTACGGCGCGGGCCTGCTGCAGCTGATCGACAGCCGGAACTGGCGTGACGACGCCGACCTGGCCGAGGTGTACACCGCATGGGGCGGGTTCGCGTACGGCCGGGGCCTCGACGGTGCGCCCGCCGCCGACGACATGAACCGGGCCTACCGGCGAATCGCGGTGGCGGCCAAGAACACCGACACCCGCGAACACGACATCGCCGACTCCGACGACTACTTCCAGTACCACGGCGGGATGGTCGCCACCGTGCGGGCGCTGACCGGGCAGGCCCCGGCGGCCTACATCGGCGACAACACCCGCCCCGACGCCGTCCGCACCCGCACCTTGTCCGAGGAGACCAACCGCGTCTTCCGGGCCCGGGTGGTGAACCCACGCTGGATCACGGCGATGCGCAGGCACGGCTACAAGGGCGCGTTCGAGATGGCGGCCACGGTCGACTACCTGTTCGGTTACGACGCCACCGCGCACGTGATGGCCGACTGGATGTACGAGCGGCTATCGGCCGAATACGTGCTCGACGACGAAAACCGCAAATTCATGTCCGAATCCAATCCGTGGGCGCTGCACGGCATGGCCGAGCGGCTGCTGGAGGCCGCAGGCCGCGGCATGTGGGCCGAGCCCGAGCAGGCCACTCTCGACGGGCTGCGGCAGGTGTTGCTGGAAACCGAGGGCGAGCTGGAAGGGTGA
- a CDS encoding phosphotransferase family protein, with translation MTAAVSIPSTPAEVTAGWLSQILGATVDTVQTAPIGTGQTGATYRVSVTYRDDAGLPGTFAVKLPSQDETVRDRVTIGYRSEHAFYTNVADHVQIPTPHCHHCEIAGEGADFVLVLADMAPAEQGDQIAGCTPAEARLAVLALADLHGPTWSDPQWANFPGIAMPKPEPDSAKGFGDVAKMAADITLDKIGARLSAEDQDTMRAAMSMVTPWLLAEPDRFAVLHGDYRLDNMLFDPDRTRITVVDWQTLGSGLPARDLSYFTATSLDPAVRAAAEGDLVGAYHDRLLSHGVTGYDRETCWRDYRLGMLQAPLITVLGTAFANSTERGDDMMVVMAQRGCQAIRELGTLDLIGA, from the coding sequence ATGACGGCCGCGGTGTCCATTCCGAGCACACCCGCCGAGGTGACCGCCGGATGGCTGTCGCAGATCCTGGGCGCCACTGTGGACACGGTGCAGACCGCGCCGATCGGCACCGGCCAGACCGGTGCCACCTACCGGGTATCGGTCACCTACCGCGACGACGCCGGCCTGCCGGGCACATTCGCGGTCAAGCTGCCGTCACAGGATGAGACCGTCCGTGACCGTGTCACCATCGGCTACCGCTCCGAGCATGCCTTCTACACCAACGTCGCCGACCACGTGCAGATCCCCACGCCGCACTGCCATCACTGCGAGATCGCCGGCGAGGGAGCCGATTTCGTCCTCGTCCTGGCCGACATGGCACCGGCCGAGCAGGGCGATCAGATCGCCGGATGTACACCGGCCGAGGCCAGGTTGGCAGTGCTCGCACTCGCCGACCTGCACGGGCCGACGTGGTCGGACCCGCAGTGGGCGAACTTCCCGGGTATCGCGATGCCCAAACCGGAGCCCGACTCGGCCAAGGGATTCGGGGACGTCGCCAAGATGGCCGCCGACATCACGCTGGACAAGATCGGTGCACGACTGAGCGCCGAAGATCAGGACACGATGCGTGCAGCGATGTCGATGGTCACCCCGTGGCTGCTGGCCGAGCCCGACCGGTTCGCGGTCCTGCACGGCGACTACCGGCTGGACAACATGCTGTTCGACCCCGACCGGACGCGGATCACCGTGGTGGACTGGCAGACCCTCGGCTCGGGGCTGCCGGCCCGCGATCTGTCCTACTTCACCGCGACCAGCCTGGACCCCGCTGTCCGCGCCGCCGCCGAAGGCGATCTCGTCGGCGCCTACCACGACCGGCTGCTGTCCCACGGCGTCACCGGATATGACCGCGAAACCTGTTGGCGGGATTACCGTTTGGGCATGCTTCAGGCACCGCTGATCACCGTTCTCGGTACCGCTTTCGCCAACTCCACCGAACGCGGCGACGACATGATGGTGGTGATGGCCCAGCGCGGCTGTCAGGCCATCCGCGAACTCGGCACCCTCGACCTGATCGGTGCCTGA
- a CDS encoding cobalt-precorrin-6A reductase, translating to MKVLLLGGTGEARALAAALHPEIEVISSLAGRVPDPALPVGPVRIGGFGGVDGMRQWLIDERVDAVVDATHPFAATITAHAAQVCAALGLPHLVLARPAWTPGDAILVGSDTEAAETVAANGYARVFLTTGRSGTRAFKDVDAWFLIRAVTPPDPDTLPVDHQLLLSRGPYEYDGELALLREYRVDALVTKNSGGAMTEPKLRAAETAGVPVVMVDRPPLPAGVCAVATVEEAVDWVRAETAG from the coding sequence ATGAAGGTTCTGCTGCTCGGCGGTACCGGGGAGGCCCGTGCCCTCGCCGCGGCGCTGCACCCCGAGATCGAGGTGATCAGTTCCCTGGCCGGACGGGTGCCGGATCCCGCGCTGCCGGTCGGGCCGGTCCGCATCGGCGGGTTCGGCGGTGTCGACGGTATGCGGCAATGGCTGATCGATGAGCGCGTCGACGCCGTTGTTGACGCCACCCATCCTTTCGCCGCCACCATCACCGCGCATGCGGCACAGGTGTGCGCCGCACTCGGGTTGCCGCATCTGGTGCTGGCCCGGCCGGCGTGGACGCCCGGCGATGCGATCCTGGTGGGATCAGACACCGAAGCGGCCGAGACTGTGGCGGCAAACGGCTACGCGAGGGTATTCCTCACCACCGGCAGATCCGGTACCCGCGCATTCAAGGACGTCGATGCCTGGTTCCTGATCCGGGCGGTCACCCCGCCGGATCCCGACACGCTGCCCGTCGATCATCAACTGCTCTTGTCCCGCGGACCGTACGAGTACGACGGCGAGCTGGCGCTGCTGCGCGAGTACCGGGTCGACGCGTTGGTGACCAAGAACAGTGGAGGCGCGATGACCGAGCCGAAGCTGCGGGCGGCCGAGACTGCGGGTGTGCCGGTGGTGATGGTGGACCGTCCGCCGCTACCGGCCGGCGTGTGTGCGGTGGCCACGGTCGAGGAGGCGGTGGACTGGGTTAGGGCCGAAACCGCAGGCTGA
- the cobG gene encoding precorrin-3B synthase yields the protein MTRTRDDDACPGALTVHQAADGALVRVRLPGGMITPAQLTALAEVAEQLGSPAMELTSRGNIQIRALTDTGAVAAALSDAGLLPSPTHERARNIVASPLSGRSGGIVDIRPMVAELDQAIQADPALAGLPGRFWFSLDDGRGDVSGIDADAGVHALDDGSCALLLAGRDTGVRLDPSEAVDTLTRVARRFVDIRGKAWRINELDDHAVLLHGMTVAAPAGATWPPTVKPPVGWIEQRDALVTLGAAVPLGVLQARVAHFLAAIESPLVITPWRSVLVCDVSEGAADTSLRVLAPMGLVFDENSPWLRVSACTGSPGCAKSTADVRADAADAVDAPTETHRHFVGCERACGSPPAGDVLVATEDGYRLRITPP from the coding sequence ATGACCAGGACCCGCGACGACGACGCCTGCCCCGGTGCGCTGACCGTGCACCAGGCTGCCGACGGCGCCCTGGTGCGAGTCCGGCTGCCCGGTGGGATGATCACCCCGGCCCAATTGACGGCCTTGGCCGAAGTTGCCGAGCAATTAGGTTCCCCCGCAATGGAACTGACCTCTCGTGGCAACATCCAGATCCGGGCGTTGACCGATACCGGCGCGGTCGCCGCGGCACTGTCCGACGCCGGCCTGCTCCCGTCACCGACACACGAGCGGGCCCGCAACATCGTGGCCTCGCCACTGTCCGGGCGCTCCGGCGGCATCGTCGACATCCGGCCCATGGTCGCCGAACTCGACCAGGCCATCCAGGCCGACCCGGCGCTGGCCGGACTGCCCGGCAGATTCTGGTTCAGCCTCGACGACGGCCGCGGCGACGTGTCCGGTATCGACGCGGACGCCGGAGTGCATGCCCTCGACGACGGCAGCTGTGCACTGCTGCTGGCCGGACGCGACACCGGAGTCCGCCTGGACCCCTCCGAGGCGGTGGACACCCTGACCAGGGTGGCCAGACGGTTCGTCGACATCCGCGGAAAGGCTTGGCGGATAAACGAACTCGACGATCATGCGGTTCTGTTGCACGGTATGACGGTCGCCGCCCCGGCGGGTGCCACCTGGCCGCCCACGGTGAAACCGCCGGTCGGCTGGATCGAGCAGCGCGACGCCCTAGTGACGCTGGGGGCCGCGGTACCGCTGGGTGTGTTGCAGGCCCGGGTTGCCCACTTCCTGGCCGCGATCGAGTCGCCGCTCGTGATCACCCCATGGCGTTCGGTTCTGGTGTGCGACGTGTCCGAAGGGGCTGCGGACACCTCCCTCCGCGTGCTGGCACCGATGGGCCTCGTATTCGACGAGAACTCGCCGTGGCTGAGGGTCAGTGCGTGCACCGGTAGTCCCGGCTGCGCCAAGTCGACCGCCGACGTGCGCGCCGACGCCGCCGACGCGGTCGATGCACCGACAGAGACACACCGGCACTTCGTGGGCTGCGAACGGGCGTGTGGCAGTCCGCCTGCCGGCGACGTCCTGGTCGCCACCGAGGACGGATACCGCCTGCGTATCACGCCCCCGTAG
- a CDS encoding TetR/AcrR family transcriptional regulator, with protein sequence MPTAPQGAPARSLLDRRRPQRSDQRRTAILEALNEHLQKTGFDALNIAEVARQAGVGRSAFYFYFENKASAVAALLEPMHEALLAANNILANTAEPPRSRVRGTLEAVVRTAEEHRYLFQAMWEARGANSAVRDMWDQARESFVPTVAAVITADRDAGRAPNGADAHVLASLLMELNDRLVERIIVGGQLTREQLLEGAEAMWMGTIYGSISETGAAR encoded by the coding sequence ATGCCGACGGCACCACAGGGCGCACCCGCGCGGTCGCTCCTCGACCGGCGCCGACCACAACGCAGTGATCAGAGGCGCACCGCGATCCTGGAGGCGCTCAACGAGCACCTGCAGAAAACCGGGTTCGACGCACTGAACATCGCCGAGGTGGCACGCCAGGCCGGGGTCGGCCGGTCGGCGTTCTACTTCTATTTCGAGAACAAGGCCAGCGCAGTGGCAGCCCTGCTGGAGCCTATGCACGAGGCACTGCTGGCGGCCAACAACATCCTGGCCAACACCGCCGAGCCGCCGCGCTCCCGGGTCCGCGGCACGCTTGAGGCGGTGGTCCGCACCGCCGAGGAACATCGCTACCTGTTCCAGGCGATGTGGGAGGCCCGCGGAGCCAACAGCGCCGTGCGCGACATGTGGGACCAGGCTCGAGAATCGTTCGTCCCCACCGTTGCTGCCGTGATCACCGCCGACCGTGACGCGGGCCGGGCCCCCAACGGTGCTGACGCGCACGTTCTGGCCAGCCTGCTGATGGAACTCAACGATCGCCTGGTGGAGCGGATCATCGTCGGCGGCCAGCTGACCCGCGAACAACTACTGGAAGGTGCGGAAGCCATGTGGATGGGCACGATCTACGGCTCGATCAGCGAAACCGGGGCCGCGCGATGA
- a CDS encoding adenylate/guanylate cyclase domain-containing protein, whose amino-acid sequence MAETSYAPCGGLSLAYQVFGDGPVELVYAGSFVSHLELFWTMPEFEAFMERISTFCRVLLFDKAGVGLSDPVPQVRTLDERAAEIEAVMDAAGFGRAVLFGLSEGGPAAMLFAATRPERTQALILAGTFAYFGITEWADFDRDPSELHARILTEMGEDYTPSPRQLATFQEFGRASVSQWGTGTALKLLLPAAGSVRQLGMVERMSASPGMARATLGALFRIDVRSVLPMITAPTLVIHATGDLVPVQGGRYIADRIPGARMLEVAGTDHAPWIANPDEITSEIEEFLTGSHAAPSQSHRALRTVLFTDMVASTQHAAATGDERWRAVLHRMGEITADLTGRFGGIVVKSTGDGHLATFDGPTQAIRCAEALRDQTEAMGIEIRAGIHTGECELMDGDIGGIAVHIAARILGLAGAGEILVSSTVRDLVVGSGTGFEDRGDVELRGVPGTWRLLAVDRHGARAGTPEADLASVPTPGPRPTMRRSDQAMAVMARRMPRIVRGIARVTPGYHVT is encoded by the coding sequence GTGGCGGAGACGTCATACGCACCATGCGGCGGTCTGAGTCTCGCCTACCAGGTATTCGGAGACGGGCCCGTCGAGCTCGTCTATGCCGGGTCCTTCGTCAGCCACCTTGAGCTGTTCTGGACCATGCCGGAGTTCGAGGCCTTCATGGAGCGGATCTCGACGTTCTGCCGCGTGCTGTTGTTCGACAAGGCCGGCGTCGGGCTGTCTGACCCCGTCCCGCAGGTACGCACGCTCGATGAACGGGCGGCAGAGATCGAGGCCGTGATGGACGCCGCGGGGTTCGGCCGTGCCGTGCTGTTCGGGCTGAGCGAGGGCGGACCCGCAGCGATGCTGTTCGCGGCAACCCGGCCCGAACGCACCCAGGCCCTGATCCTCGCCGGCACCTTCGCCTACTTCGGTATCACCGAATGGGCGGACTTCGACCGTGACCCGTCGGAGCTGCACGCGCGGATCCTGACCGAGATGGGTGAGGACTACACGCCCTCGCCGCGGCAGCTTGCCACCTTCCAAGAGTTCGGCCGAGCCAGTGTCTCGCAGTGGGGCACCGGGACCGCGCTCAAACTCCTGCTCCCGGCCGCCGGGTCGGTGCGCCAGCTCGGAATGGTGGAGCGGATGAGTGCCAGCCCGGGAATGGCCAGGGCCACGCTGGGGGCGCTGTTCCGGATCGATGTGCGATCGGTCCTGCCGATGATCACGGCACCGACCCTGGTCATCCACGCCACCGGAGATCTCGTGCCCGTCCAGGGCGGGCGGTACATCGCCGACCGGATCCCGGGCGCCCGAATGCTCGAGGTGGCCGGCACCGACCATGCGCCGTGGATTGCAAATCCCGACGAGATCACCAGCGAGATCGAGGAATTCCTCACCGGCAGCCACGCCGCGCCGTCGCAGTCCCACCGGGCCCTGCGCACTGTTCTGTTCACCGACATGGTCGCCTCCACCCAGCACGCCGCCGCGACCGGGGACGAGCGGTGGCGGGCGGTGCTGCACCGGATGGGCGAGATCACCGCAGACCTGACCGGTCGCTTCGGCGGCATCGTGGTCAAGAGCACGGGCGACGGACACCTCGCGACGTTCGACGGTCCGACACAGGCGATCCGCTGCGCGGAAGCGCTGCGCGATCAGACCGAGGCCATGGGCATCGAGATCCGGGCCGGCATCCACACCGGCGAATGTGAGCTGATGGACGGCGATATCGGCGGAATCGCGGTCCACATCGCGGCGCGGATCCTGGGTCTGGCCGGCGCCGGGGAGATCCTGGTGTCCAGCACCGTGCGCGATCTGGTCGTCGGTTCGGGAACCGGCTTCGAGGACCGTGGCGACGTCGAGCTGCGTGGGGTGCCCGGCACCTGGCGGCTTCTCGCGGTGGATCGTCACGGCGCCCGCGCCGGAACACCGGAAGCGGACCTGGCGTCGGTGCCGACGCCGGGTCCCAGGCCGACGATGCGCCGGTCGGATCAGGCCATGGCGGTGATGGCCAGGCGGATGCCGCGGATCGTGCGGGGCATCGCCCGGGTCACCCCGGGGTACCACGTCACCTGA
- a CDS encoding precorrin-2 C(20)-methyltransferase, with product MTTDTTKRGTLYGVGLGPGDPELVTVKAARLIGAADVVAYHSARHGQSIARGIAEPYLRDGQLEEHLVYPVTTETTEHPGGYVGAMEDFYASAAERIAAHLEAGRDVALLAEGDPLFYSSYMHMHTRLTERFHAVIVPGVTSVSAASAATGTPLVQGDDVLTILPGTLPTAELERRLADTDAAVVLKLGRSYTRVREALVSTGRLDEAYYVERASTDRQRVSPAGEVGSDGGADVKVPYFSLAMVPGRSRSTAPQGSVVVIGLGPGDSDWMTPQSRRELSAATDLIGYGPYLDRVGARAGQHHHPSDNTDEPARAQLACKLAQEGRTVAVVSSGDPGVFAMATAVLEEAKQWPGVEVRVIPAMTAAQAVASRVGAPLGHDYAVISLSDRLKPWDVIVERLWAAAKADLALAIYNPASKTRTWQVGAMRDLLLEYRDPSTPVVVARAVSGAEPGPGERVSVVRLADLDPAQVDMRTMLIIGSSQTQWYTGSAAGDTTEDRVFTPRQYPG from the coding sequence GTGACTACCGATACCACCAAGCGTGGAACCCTGTACGGCGTCGGGTTGGGGCCGGGCGATCCGGAACTCGTGACCGTCAAGGCGGCCCGGCTGATCGGTGCGGCAGACGTGGTGGCCTATCACAGCGCCAGGCACGGCCAGAGTATCGCCAGAGGTATCGCCGAGCCCTATCTGCGCGACGGCCAGCTCGAGGAACACCTCGTCTATCCGGTCACCACCGAGACGACCGAGCATCCCGGCGGGTATGTCGGCGCGATGGAGGATTTCTATGCCTCTGCGGCGGAGCGCATCGCCGCGCATCTGGAGGCCGGCCGCGACGTCGCCCTGCTGGCCGAGGGTGATCCGCTGTTCTACAGCTCCTATATGCACATGCACACGAGGCTCACCGAGCGGTTCCATGCCGTCATCGTTCCCGGTGTCACGTCGGTGAGCGCGGCTTCAGCTGCCACCGGCACGCCGCTCGTGCAGGGCGACGACGTGCTGACGATCCTGCCGGGCACCCTGCCCACCGCGGAGTTGGAACGGCGTCTGGCCGACACCGACGCGGCGGTGGTGCTCAAACTGGGCCGTTCCTACACCCGGGTTCGCGAGGCACTGGTGTCGACCGGACGGCTGGACGAGGCCTACTACGTCGAGCGGGCCAGCACTGACCGTCAGCGGGTCTCACCGGCCGGCGAGGTGGGCAGCGATGGCGGTGCGGACGTCAAGGTGCCGTACTTCTCGCTGGCGATGGTCCCGGGCCGCTCCCGGTCCACCGCACCGCAGGGCAGCGTGGTGGTCATCGGTCTCGGTCCGGGCGACTCGGACTGGATGACCCCGCAGAGCCGCCGCGAACTGTCCGCCGCCACCGATCTGATCGGGTACGGCCCCTACCTCGATCGCGTGGGGGCCCGCGCCGGCCAGCACCACCACCCCAGCGACAACACCGACGAGCCGGCCCGCGCACAACTGGCCTGCAAGCTTGCCCAGGAGGGCCGCACGGTCGCGGTGGTCTCGTCGGGCGATCCCGGTGTCTTCGCGATGGCCACCGCGGTTCTCGAAGAGGCCAAGCAGTGGCCCGGCGTCGAGGTGCGCGTGATTCCGGCGATGACGGCCGCCCAGGCGGTCGCCAGCCGGGTGGGCGCACCGCTCGGCCACGACTACGCCGTCATCTCTCTGTCCGACCGGCTCAAGCCGTGGGACGTCATCGTCGAACGGTTGTGGGCCGCGGCGAAGGCCGATCTGGCTCTGGCGATCTACAACCCCGCATCCAAGACCCGGACCTGGCAGGTGGGCGCGATGCGCGACCTGCTGCTTGAGTACCGCGACCCGAGCACCCCGGTGGTCGTCGCGCGTGCCGTCTCCGGTGCCGAGCCCGGCCCGGGCGAGCGGGTGTCCGTCGTGCGCCTCGCCGATCTGGATCCGGCTCAGGTGGACATGCGCACGATGCTGATCATCGGCTCGTCGCAGACGCAGTGGTACACGGGTTCGGCGGCCGGCGACACCACCGAGGATCGGGTGTTCACCCCGCGGCAGTATCCCGGCTGA